Proteins encoded by one window of Sphingosinicella sp. BN140058:
- a CDS encoding dipeptidase, translated as MGEVRLDYDAALIRDMHASGLDAITVTLCDPKSYEGRAYDEAVQAVLDHDAHISAHPDLFLKATRTSDLDEAKRSGRIAIFYLFQNSTQFGRDLDNVDLFYKLGVRSAQITYNEQNWAGSGCKELGANGLTLFGRELVDRMNARRMLIDLSHANMQTMADTVAASKTPVIVSHTACMAVHRNVRNTTDANLRLLAERGGVVGLCQMRPFLTAKRTDALPDYFRHIDHAVKVAGADHVAIGSDRDHRVVEMTDAYVAELKREEGANFHEEDWPLFINELNGPRRMEVVWDGVRKLGYPETVVEKIMGANVRRIYQEVIG; from the coding sequence ATGGGCGAGGTCCGCCTGGACTATGACGCGGCGCTGATCCGGGACATGCACGCGAGCGGCCTCGATGCAATCACGGTGACCTTGTGCGACCCGAAGTCGTATGAAGGACGTGCTTACGACGAAGCGGTACAAGCCGTGCTCGACCATGATGCGCACATCTCGGCGCACCCAGACCTCTTCCTCAAGGCGACGCGCACGAGCGACCTAGACGAGGCCAAGAGGAGCGGCAGGATCGCCATCTTCTATCTGTTCCAGAATAGCACGCAATTCGGCCGCGACCTCGACAATGTCGATCTGTTTTACAAACTCGGCGTGCGATCCGCCCAGATCACCTACAACGAGCAGAATTGGGCGGGCTCCGGGTGTAAGGAGCTCGGCGCCAACGGACTAACCCTGTTCGGTCGCGAGCTTGTTGATCGGATGAATGCCCGGCGAATGCTGATCGACCTTTCGCATGCCAACATGCAAACCATGGCGGACACGGTCGCCGCGTCCAAAACGCCGGTCATCGTTTCGCACACGGCCTGCATGGCGGTGCACCGTAACGTCCGCAACACGACGGATGCAAACCTGCGACTGCTTGCAGAACGTGGCGGGGTGGTCGGCCTCTGCCAAATGCGGCCGTTCCTGACGGCCAAGCGCACCGATGCCTTGCCGGATTATTTTCGTCACATCGATCATGCGGTGAAGGTGGCCGGTGCAGATCATGTTGCGATCGGAAGCGACCGCGACCATCGCGTCGTCGAAATGACGGACGCGTACGTCGCCGAACTCAAGCGAGAGGAAGGGGCCAACTTCCACGAGGAGGACTGGCCGCTCTTCATCAACGAACTGAACGGGCCGCGTCGAATGGAGGTGGTCTGGGACGGCGTACGCAAGCTCGGCTATCCGGAAACCGTCGTCGAAAAGATTATGGGCGCTAATGTTCGGCGGATCTATCAGGAGGTGATCGGATGA
- a CDS encoding GNAT family N-acetyltransferase — MSASVTLPFRIGARTLWRVRRRLNRIPLSLDQARRGELPTLPAEPGDGHLILSLPEACCDEMLARYRNFRPFIRQRYKRFYAALDVGFDAYLAGISAKSRSTLRRKLRKLVERSGGTLDLRAYRRPEEMAEFHRAARLVSERSYQERLLDAGLPDGPSALAEMKGLAARDQVRGWILHLDGQPIAYLYAPAEGTTLIYAYLGYDPDHADLSPGTVLQFEAMRQLMEEGRFRLFDFTEGEGQHKKLFSTGEVACLDLLLLRPTPANLMIGTALAGFDAFVASAKRVLRSSLLRRAVRR, encoded by the coding sequence GTGAGTGCGAGCGTCACGCTGCCGTTCCGCATCGGAGCGCGTACGCTCTGGCGCGTGCGACGCCGACTGAACCGGATCCCGCTGTCCCTCGATCAGGCCCGCCGCGGCGAGCTGCCGACGCTGCCGGCCGAGCCGGGCGACGGTCACCTGATCCTGTCGCTGCCCGAAGCCTGTTGCGACGAGATGCTGGCGCGTTACCGCAACTTTCGCCCCTTCATCCGGCAACGCTACAAGCGCTTCTACGCCGCCCTCGACGTCGGTTTCGACGCCTATCTGGCAGGAATCTCGGCCAAGAGCCGCTCCACCCTCCGCCGCAAGCTGCGCAAACTGGTCGAGCGCTCCGGCGGCACGCTCGATTTACGCGCCTATCGCCGTCCGGAAGAGATGGCGGAGTTCCACCGCGCGGCGCGGCTTGTGTCGGAACGCAGCTATCAGGAACGGTTGCTGGACGCCGGGCTGCCCGACGGACCGTCCGCTTTGGCCGAGATGAAGGGGCTGGCCGCCCGCGATCAGGTGCGCGGGTGGATTCTCCATCTCGACGGGCAGCCGATCGCCTATCTCTATGCCCCGGCCGAAGGCACCACCCTGATCTACGCCTATCTCGGCTACGATCCGGACCATGCCGATCTGTCCCCGGGCACCGTGCTCCAGTTCGAGGCGATGCGGCAGCTGATGGAGGAAGGGCGCTTCCGCCTGTTCGATTTCACCGAGGGCGAGGGGCAGCACAAGAAATTGTTCTCGACCGGCGAGGTCGCCTGCCTGGACCTGCTGCTGCTCCGGCCGACGCCGGCCAATTTGATGATCGGCACGGCGCTGGCCGGGTTCGACGCTTTCGTCGCCTCCGCAAAACGCGTGCTGCGCTCTTCGCTTTTGCGCAGGGCGGTCCGGCGCTAA
- a CDS encoding M3 family metallopeptidase, with protein MKAFLLASAAALSLAACASTADTVPVQSAAAEPAAAPVEAPVTVPNNILLADWTGPYDGVPPWDQVKPELFPEAIQFGIDEQRREVQAIVNDPAAPTFANTVEALEKVGQRLDRVLSMFGVMTSNMATPAYQALDKEWSPKLSAASDEITLDPKLFQRIKAVYEARESAGLDAKQQRLVTRLYESFVRRGANLSAEQKQQLSTYNSQLAEKFATFSEKVLADESTHIVTTDAELKGVPADIKAAAASAAKERGLPAGSFAIVNTRSAVDPVLTFADNRALREKVWRAFVNRGDNGGANDTNQTIAEIVKLRADRAKLLGFASHAEARMQDTMAKTPARAMELMMGVWPAAVARVKEEVADQQALARKTDPKLVIEPWDYRYYQEKVRKQRYNLSQEEVKPYFELNNIIEASYWAAGELYGLDFKEITGTVPVWNPDIRVYSVTDRRDGHQVGVFYRDDYARTGKRSGAWATTYRSRAGLLGDKIVLGSNNNNFVKPAPGEPVLISLDDAETLFHEFGHAIHYFLSDVYYPSFGGTPRDFVEYPSQVNENWLLTQPVLSRFAKHYKTGQPMPAPLIDKIEKASTFNQGFATVEYLSSAIVDMMLHMDPVGIVDADTFERDALAKIGMPREIVMRHRLPQFNHLFSSDAYSAGYYSYLWSETMDADTWAAFEEAGNPFDKATADRFRTTLLSTGNETDRAEAYRAFRGRDPDVKALMRKRGFPVK; from the coding sequence TTGAAGGCATTCCTTCTTGCCTCGGCCGCCGCCCTGTCGCTCGCGGCCTGCGCCAGCACGGCCGACACCGTTCCCGTTCAATCCGCAGCCGCCGAACCGGCCGCAGCCCCCGTGGAAGCACCCGTGACCGTTCCGAACAACATCCTGCTCGCCGACTGGACCGGCCCCTATGACGGCGTGCCCCCCTGGGATCAGGTCAAGCCGGAGCTCTTTCCGGAAGCGATCCAGTTCGGCATCGACGAGCAGCGCCGCGAAGTGCAGGCGATCGTCAACGATCCCGCCGCGCCGACCTTCGCCAACACCGTCGAAGCGCTCGAAAAGGTCGGCCAGCGGCTCGACCGCGTGCTGTCCATGTTCGGAGTGATGACCAGCAACATGGCGACGCCCGCTTATCAGGCGCTGGACAAGGAATGGTCGCCGAAGCTCTCGGCTGCCTCCGACGAAATCACTCTCGATCCCAAGCTGTTCCAGCGCATCAAGGCTGTCTACGAGGCACGGGAGAGCGCCGGTCTCGACGCCAAGCAGCAGCGGCTCGTCACCCGTCTCTACGAAAGCTTCGTTCGCCGCGGGGCAAATCTCTCGGCCGAGCAGAAGCAGCAGCTGTCCACTTACAATTCCCAGCTTGCGGAGAAATTCGCGACCTTCAGCGAGAAGGTGCTGGCCGACGAGAGCACCCACATCGTCACCACCGACGCCGAACTGAAGGGCGTGCCCGCCGACATCAAGGCCGCCGCTGCGTCCGCCGCCAAGGAGCGTGGCCTCCCCGCGGGCAGCTTCGCGATCGTCAACACGCGCTCCGCCGTCGATCCGGTGCTGACCTTTGCGGACAATCGCGCCTTGCGCGAAAAAGTGTGGCGGGCCTTCGTCAATCGCGGCGACAACGGCGGCGCCAACGACACCAACCAGACGATTGCCGAGATCGTCAAGCTGCGCGCCGACCGCGCCAAGCTGCTCGGCTTCGCCAGCCATGCCGAGGCGCGCATGCAGGACACGATGGCCAAGACTCCGGCGCGCGCGATGGAGCTGATGATGGGGGTGTGGCCGGCGGCGGTCGCACGGGTCAAGGAAGAGGTTGCGGACCAGCAGGCGCTCGCCCGCAAGACCGATCCCAAGCTGGTCATCGAGCCTTGGGATTATCGCTACTATCAGGAGAAGGTTCGCAAGCAGCGCTACAACCTTTCGCAGGAAGAGGTGAAGCCCTATTTCGAACTGAACAACATCATCGAAGCCTCCTATTGGGCGGCCGGCGAGCTGTACGGGCTGGATTTCAAGGAGATCACCGGCACCGTCCCGGTGTGGAATCCGGACATCCGGGTGTACAGCGTCACCGATCGCCGCGACGGCCATCAGGTCGGCGTCTTCTACCGGGACGATTATGCCCGCACCGGCAAGCGCTCGGGCGCCTGGGCGACGACCTATCGCAGCCGCGCGGGCCTGCTCGGCGACAAGATCGTGCTCGGCTCCAACAACAACAATTTCGTCAAGCCGGCACCGGGCGAGCCGGTGCTGATCAGCCTCGACGATGCCGAGACGCTGTTCCACGAATTCGGCCACGCCATCCATTATTTCCTGTCCGACGTCTACTATCCGAGCTTCGGTGGGACGCCGCGCGACTTCGTCGAATATCCGAGCCAGGTGAACGAGAATTGGCTGCTCACCCAGCCGGTGCTCAGCCGGTTCGCCAAGCATTACAAGACGGGTCAGCCGATGCCGGCGCCGCTGATCGACAAGATCGAGAAGGCCTCGACCTTCAACCAGGGCTTCGCGACCGTGGAGTATCTGTCCTCGGCGATCGTCGACATGATGCTGCACATGGATCCGGTCGGAATCGTCGACGCCGACACATTCGAGCGCGACGCGCTGGCGAAGATCGGCATGCCGCGGGAAATCGTGATGCGGCACCGGTTGCCGCAATTCAATCACCTGTTCTCGTCCGACGCTTACTCGGCCGGCTATTATTCCTACCTCTGGTCGGAAACGATGGACGCCGACACCTGGGCGGCGTTCGAGGAAGCCGGGAATCCGTTCGACAAGGCGACGGCGGACCGGTTCCGGACGACGTTGCTGTCGACCGGCAACGAGACCGATCGGGCCGAGGCCTATCGCGCCTTCCGCGGCCGCGATCCCGACGTCAAGGCGCTGATGCGCAAGCGTGGGTTTCCGGTGAAGTGA
- a CDS encoding tetratricopeptide repeat protein codes for MNRVLHHASFGATLALMIAALPVRASDHGSVSKAPDCSESLIGTPLAVPSYSPDTQRRLDQDIAIAKAALEIAPDREDTHIWYGRRLDYAGRICDAVHAFSDGLKRFPNSYKLYRFRARDLTRARRFEDALLDYERALALMGDTPDSFEPDGIPNPLGLTISTYRGNIVYYHAQTSFATGDYETVVAGMSKSVEFAADFARDDMRVPAAYWTYLALRKMGQHDKARAAIAAIEPDLKLIENFTYHQAVQIMQGRLDPTVLSGNPDSTLKFAIAMEKRFAGDEAGAKALLTEIVRENPQGHWPAEAELARPDRAPS; via the coding sequence ATGAACAGGGTTTTGCATCATGCCAGTTTCGGCGCCACCCTGGCGCTGATGATTGCGGCCCTTCCCGTGCGGGCGTCGGATCACGGGAGCGTTTCGAAAGCGCCGGATTGCAGCGAGAGCCTGATCGGCACCCCACTGGCAGTGCCGAGCTACTCCCCGGATACGCAAAGGCGGCTCGACCAGGATATCGCTATTGCGAAGGCGGCCCTTGAGATTGCACCGGACCGGGAAGACACGCACATCTGGTATGGCCGTCGACTCGATTATGCCGGCCGCATCTGCGATGCGGTCCACGCCTTCAGCGACGGATTGAAGCGCTTTCCGAACAGCTACAAGCTTTACCGATTTAGAGCTCGCGACCTGACCCGCGCTCGCCGTTTCGAGGACGCGCTGCTCGACTACGAGCGCGCGCTCGCGCTTATGGGCGATACGCCTGACAGTTTCGAGCCGGACGGGATTCCTAATCCACTTGGCCTTACGATCAGCACCTATCGCGGGAACATCGTTTACTACCACGCCCAGACCAGCTTCGCGACGGGTGACTACGAGACTGTTGTCGCGGGCATGTCGAAGTCCGTTGAGTTCGCTGCGGACTTCGCCCGCGACGACATGCGAGTGCCTGCTGCCTATTGGACCTACCTGGCACTTCGTAAGATGGGCCAGCACGACAAAGCGCGTGCCGCCATCGCCGCTATCGAGCCCGATTTGAAGCTGATCGAGAACTTCACCTACCACCAAGCCGTCCAGATCATGCAGGGGCGACTGGATCCCACCGTCCTTTCCGGCAATCCAGACAGTACCCTCAAGTTCGCGATCGCGATGGAGAAGCGGTTCGCGGGCGACGAAGCCGGCGCAAAAGCATTGCTGACGGAGATCGTGCGGGAGAACCCGCAGGGACATTGGCCCGCCGAAGCGGAGCTTGCTCGCCCCGACCGCGCCCCTTCCTAG
- a CDS encoding amidohydrolase family protein, with amino-acid sequence MRFLALLLACFLFAGHAAAAEPVLLLRPARVFDGLAPGAHEGWAVLVRGDRIVAAGPDLAAPAGVRVIDLPGTTLMPGMIEGHSHLFLHPYNEASWDDQVLKEPSALRTARAVNHARATLMAGFTTVRDLGTEGAGYADVGLKQAIEQGIVPGPRMLVATRALVASGSYGPKSGDPLLAAQGAEEADGDALVAAARRQIGAGAEVVKLYGDYRWRPGEDSRPTYSEAEIAAVVEAARAAGRPVAVHASTPEGMRRAILGGASTIEHGNGGTPEIFRLMKEKGVALCPTLAATDATSRYRGWNGAAPEPPAVAEKKKSFAAALAAGTPICMGGDVGVYAHGDNAREMELMAAWGMRPADVLIAATGGNARIFGLADRLGAVRPGLLADLIAVEGDPTREIGAVRRVRMVMKGGVVVKAPDPAR; translated from the coding sequence ATGCGCTTCCTAGCTCTGCTTCTCGCCTGTTTCCTCTTCGCCGGCCACGCGGCGGCGGCGGAACCGGTCTTGCTGCTTCGCCCCGCCCGCGTCTTCGACGGCCTTGCGCCGGGGGCGCACGAAGGATGGGCGGTGCTGGTCCGCGGCGATCGGATCGTGGCGGCCGGCCCGGATCTTGCCGCACCGGCCGGTGTCCGCGTGATCGATCTGCCCGGCACCACCCTGATGCCCGGCATGATCGAGGGCCATTCGCACCTCTTTCTCCATCCCTATAACGAAGCCAGCTGGGACGATCAGGTGCTGAAGGAGCCGTCGGCGCTGCGCACCGCCCGCGCCGTCAACCATGCCCGCGCCACGCTGATGGCGGGCTTTACCACCGTGCGCGATCTCGGCACCGAAGGCGCCGGCTATGCCGATGTCGGCCTCAAGCAGGCGATCGAGCAGGGCATCGTCCCGGGTCCGCGCATGCTGGTGGCGACCCGCGCCCTCGTCGCCAGCGGCAGCTACGGCCCCAAATCGGGCGACCCGCTGCTTGCCGCGCAAGGGGCCGAGGAAGCAGACGGCGACGCGCTGGTGGCCGCGGCCCGCCGCCAGATTGGCGCCGGCGCGGAGGTCGTGAAGCTCTACGGTGATTATCGCTGGCGGCCGGGCGAGGACAGCCGGCCGACCTATTCCGAAGCCGAGATCGCCGCCGTGGTCGAGGCGGCGCGCGCCGCCGGCCGACCCGTGGCGGTGCATGCCAGCACCCCCGAAGGCATGCGCCGCGCCATCCTCGGCGGCGCGAGCACGATCGAGCACGGCAATGGCGGCACGCCGGAAATCTTCCGGCTGATGAAGGAGAAGGGCGTCGCGCTGTGTCCGACCCTTGCCGCCACCGATGCGACGTCGCGCTATCGCGGCTGGAACGGCGCCGCACCCGAGCCGCCCGCCGTTGCCGAGAAGAAGAAGAGCTTCGCCGCCGCGCTCGCCGCCGGCACGCCGATCTGCATGGGCGGCGATGTCGGCGTGTACGCCCATGGCGACAATGCGCGGGAGATGGAGTTGATGGCCGCCTGGGGCATGCGCCCCGCCGACGTCCTGATCGCCGCCACCGGCGGCAATGCCCGCATCTTCGGGCTCGCGGACCGGCTCGGCGCGGTGCGGCCGGGCCTGCTCGCGGACCTCATCGCGGTCGAAGGCGATCCCACGCGCGAGATCGGCGCGGTGCGGCGGGTGCGGATGGTGATGAAGGGGGGCGTCGTCGTGAAGGCGCCCGATCCGGCACGGTAG
- a CDS encoding helix-turn-helix domain-containing protein, translating into MSPTSEDKLDVLSSVRTQKRPRSEGFHLGERLRHLRRERGMTLEDVGRRTGLAASTLSKIENDQMSPTFDVVQKLAVGLDIDITELFASNSGQDAAGRRSVTLSGTGRLMETEVYRHRLIAAELKNKKILPFVTTIKARSAEDFKTWSQHSGEEFLYVLKGEICFQTEHYEPAILGVGDSIYINSNMEHACYSTSEEDAVVLWVNTA; encoded by the coding sequence ATGTCGCCCACGAGTGAAGACAAGCTCGACGTCCTGAGCTCTGTACGCACGCAGAAGCGGCCGCGGAGCGAAGGCTTCCACCTCGGAGAACGATTGCGCCATTTACGCCGCGAGCGCGGCATGACGCTGGAGGACGTCGGTCGCAGGACGGGGCTTGCCGCCTCAACTCTCTCGAAGATCGAGAACGATCAGATGTCTCCGACGTTCGATGTCGTGCAGAAGCTGGCGGTCGGCCTCGACATCGATATCACCGAGTTGTTCGCGTCCAACTCCGGACAGGACGCAGCCGGCCGCCGAAGCGTGACGCTGAGCGGTACCGGTCGCCTCATGGAGACGGAGGTGTATCGCCATCGTCTCATCGCGGCGGAACTGAAGAACAAGAAGATCCTGCCGTTCGTGACCACCATCAAGGCCCGTAGTGCGGAGGACTTCAAGACATGGTCACAGCATAGCGGCGAGGAATTCCTCTACGTGCTCAAGGGGGAAATCTGCTTCCAGACCGAGCATTACGAACCGGCCATCCTCGGAGTCGGTGACAGCATCTACATCAACAGCAACATGGAACATGCCTGTTACTCCACCAGCGAGGAAGACGCGGTGGTGCTGTGGGTCAATACGGCATGA
- a CDS encoding phosphotransferase, whose product MDRSAQNSGTIDVREAHRFDVAALERWMVREVEGFAGPLTVEQFKGGQSNPTYKLLTPGRAYVLRRKPPGKLLPGAHAVDREYRVIRALHAEGFPVARAFALCTDDNVIGTAFYVMEMVEGRIFWEADFPQVGDSDRPAYFDAMNDTIARLHVIDPEAAGLGDYGKPGNYFARQITRWSGQYLGDVEAGRVPAMDRLVDWLPANIPPGEDETRIIHGDFRCDNMIFHPTEPRVVAVLDWELSTLGHPLADFSYHLMIYRMPAGITTGLAGLDLAARNIPSEADYVASYCRRTGRDGIPNLDFYVAFNLFRLSAIVHGIKGRIVRGTAASAHADKMAAGLEPLAELAWAQAVKAGA is encoded by the coding sequence ATGGACCGGAGCGCACAGAATAGCGGCACGATCGACGTTCGCGAAGCGCATCGCTTCGACGTCGCGGCGCTCGAACGCTGGATGGTGCGAGAGGTCGAAGGCTTTGCAGGGCCGCTTACGGTCGAGCAGTTCAAGGGCGGCCAGTCCAACCCGACCTACAAATTGCTGACGCCGGGGCGCGCTTACGTCCTTCGGCGCAAGCCGCCGGGCAAGCTGCTGCCGGGCGCGCATGCGGTGGACCGCGAATATCGGGTGATCCGCGCGCTCCACGCCGAAGGCTTCCCGGTCGCCCGCGCCTTTGCGCTCTGCACCGACGACAATGTGATCGGCACCGCATTCTACGTGATGGAGATGGTCGAAGGCCGGATCTTCTGGGAGGCGGATTTTCCGCAGGTCGGCGACTCCGACCGCCCGGCCTATTTCGACGCGATGAACGACACCATCGCGCGGCTCCACGTGATCGATCCGGAAGCGGCGGGCCTCGGCGACTATGGCAAGCCGGGCAATTATTTTGCCCGGCAGATCACGCGCTGGTCCGGCCAATATCTCGGCGACGTCGAAGCGGGCCGCGTGCCGGCGATGGACCGCCTGGTCGACTGGCTGCCCGCCAACATTCCGCCAGGCGAGGACGAGACGCGGATCATCCACGGCGATTTCCGCTGCGACAACATGATCTTCCATCCGACCGAGCCGCGCGTGGTCGCGGTGCTCGACTGGGAGTTGTCGACGCTCGGCCACCCGCTTGCCGATTTCAGCTACCATCTCATGATCTACCGGATGCCGGCAGGGATCACGACCGGGCTGGCGGGCCTCGATCTCGCCGCGCGCAACATCCCGTCCGAAGCCGATTATGTCGCATCCTATTGCCGCCGCACCGGCCGAGACGGCATCCCCAATCTCGATTTCTACGTCGCCTTCAACCTGTTCCGGCTGTCCGCGATCGTTCACGGAATCAAGGGCCGGATCGTCCGCGGCACCGCCGCCTCCGCCCATGCCGACAAGATGGCGGCAGGCCTCGAGCCGCTGGCGGAGCTGGCCTGGGCGCAGGCGGTGAAAGCCGGCGCCTGA
- the recO gene encoding DNA repair protein RecO — protein sequence MRLETQAIICAVRPHGEHAAIVRALTPRDGIQAGYVRGGKSRTLRPILVPGNLVAAEYRARTEDQLPHLSLEMVASRGALLSEPLAAAAIDWVTALSASALPEGQPYPRLYEALDGVLGAIEAAPAARIWAAALVRYELLLLAELGFGLDLSECAATGTQADLTFVSPRSGRAVSETAGAGYRDRLFALPAFLIEGGAAHWEDIFAGLRITGHFLARDILIARQADILAARERLVERLRRAGCG from the coding sequence ATGCGGCTCGAGACACAGGCGATCATCTGCGCAGTGCGCCCGCACGGCGAACATGCCGCGATCGTGCGCGCCTTGACCCCGCGCGACGGCATCCAGGCCGGCTATGTCCGGGGCGGCAAGTCGCGAACGCTGCGGCCGATCCTGGTGCCGGGCAATCTCGTCGCGGCCGAATATCGTGCGCGGACCGAAGACCAGCTGCCGCATCTCAGCCTGGAGATGGTGGCGAGCCGCGGCGCCTTGCTGTCGGAACCGCTCGCCGCCGCCGCGATCGACTGGGTGACGGCGCTCAGCGCTTCGGCGCTGCCGGAGGGGCAGCCTTATCCCCGCTTGTACGAGGCCCTCGATGGCGTGCTCGGCGCGATCGAGGCGGCGCCGGCGGCGCGGATCTGGGCGGCCGCTCTGGTTCGTTACGAATTGCTGCTCCTCGCCGAACTCGGCTTCGGCCTCGATCTCTCCGAATGCGCCGCGACGGGCACGCAGGCCGATCTCACCTTCGTCAGCCCGCGCAGCGGACGCGCGGTCAGCGAAACCGCCGGCGCCGGCTACCGCGACCGCCTGTTCGCGCTTCCGGCGTTCCTGATCGAGGGCGGCGCGGCACATTGGGAAGACATCTTCGCCGGCCTTCGCATCACCGGCCACTTTCTCGCCCGCGACATCCTGATCGCGCGCCAGGCCGATATTCTCGCCGCCCGCGAGCGGCTGGTGGAACGGCTTCGGCGCGCCGGCTGCGGGTGA
- a CDS encoding malate synthase G — MAHYELISGLEVDAELKAFVEQEALPGTGLDVTEFWSGLSALIRDLTPENRRLLRCREQFQARIDSRNESLGGRAPSPADEEEFLREIGYLVDPPPPFTIGTENVDPEVATIAGPQLVVPMSNARYALNAANARWGSLYDALYGTDALGDPPSGGGYDDARGARVIAWGRDLLDRIAPLDQGSHAEVSDYRIEANRLVTDRGGLIDPTLLAGWRDDAILLRHHNLHLEIRLDRSHPIGRRDKAGVADILIESAITAIMDCEDSVAAVDAAEKVAVYRNWLGLMKGELSVRFAKGGEDIERRLEADRVYQAPDGATLTRKGRALLFVRNVGHLMANPMLRLAGEDVQEGLADAVFTALIALHDVKGRRANSAGGSIYIVKPKMHGPEEAAFADRLFARTEDLLGLARCTIKVGVMDEERRTSVNLAAVIGAVRHRIVFINTGFLDRTGDEIHTSMTLGPMVRKSEMKSAAWLKAYEDNNVDVGLACGFQGRAQIGKGMWAIPDRMADMLAQKVAHPEAGASTAWVPSPTAATLHALHYHQIDVAARQQALAGRIPAPLADILTIPVATDRNWSPEAVREELDNNVQGILGYVVRWIDQGIGCSKVPDVHDVGLMEDRATCRISSQHVANWLRHGIVTREEVEQALLRMAAIVDRQNAGDPGYRPMASDPAASIAFRAARALVLEGEAQPSGYTEPVLHAHRLRLKAQG, encoded by the coding sequence GTGGCGCACTATGAGCTCATTTCGGGCCTCGAAGTCGATGCCGAATTGAAGGCGTTCGTCGAACAGGAGGCGCTTCCCGGGACAGGCCTCGACGTTACGGAATTCTGGTCAGGCCTGTCGGCGCTGATCCGCGACCTGACTCCTGAGAACCGGCGCCTGCTCCGCTGCCGCGAGCAGTTCCAGGCACGGATCGACTCGCGCAACGAATCGCTCGGCGGCCGGGCGCCCTCCCCGGCTGATGAAGAGGAATTTCTGCGCGAGATCGGCTATCTCGTCGATCCGCCCCCGCCCTTCACCATCGGCACCGAGAATGTCGATCCGGAGGTGGCGACGATCGCCGGGCCGCAGCTGGTCGTGCCGATGAGCAATGCGCGCTACGCGCTGAACGCCGCCAATGCGCGGTGGGGAAGCCTCTACGATGCGCTCTACGGCACCGACGCGCTCGGCGACCCCCCGTCCGGCGGCGGCTATGACGATGCGCGGGGAGCACGGGTGATCGCGTGGGGCCGCGACCTTCTCGACCGCATCGCGCCGCTCGACCAGGGCAGCCACGCCGAGGTCTCCGACTATCGGATCGAGGCGAACCGGCTGGTTACCGATCGCGGCGGGCTCATCGATCCCACGTTGCTCGCCGGATGGCGCGACGATGCGATCCTGCTGCGCCATCACAATCTCCATCTGGAGATAAGGCTCGATCGATCGCACCCGATCGGACGCCGGGACAAGGCCGGCGTCGCCGACATCCTGATCGAAAGCGCGATCACCGCAATCATGGACTGCGAAGATTCGGTGGCTGCTGTCGATGCCGCCGAGAAAGTGGCTGTGTATCGGAACTGGCTCGGCCTGATGAAGGGCGAGCTTTCGGTTCGCTTCGCCAAAGGTGGCGAAGATATCGAACGTCGGCTCGAGGCGGATCGGGTCTATCAGGCGCCGGACGGCGCGACGCTGACGCGCAAGGGCCGCGCCTTGCTGTTCGTGCGCAACGTCGGGCATCTGATGGCCAATCCGATGCTGCGGCTTGCCGGCGAAGACGTGCAGGAAGGGTTGGCCGATGCCGTGTTCACCGCGCTCATCGCGCTGCACGACGTCAAGGGCCGCAGAGCAAACAGCGCCGGCGGTTCGATCTACATCGTCAAACCCAAGATGCACGGGCCCGAGGAAGCCGCTTTTGCCGACCGCCTGTTCGCGCGCACCGAGGATCTGCTCGGCCTCGCGCGATGCACGATCAAGGTCGGCGTGATGGACGAGGAGCGCCGGACCTCGGTCAATCTCGCCGCGGTGATCGGCGCTGTGCGCCACCGCATCGTGTTCATCAACACCGGCTTCCTTGACCGCACCGGGGACGAGATCCACACGTCGATGACGCTGGGGCCCATGGTCCGCAAGAGCGAGATGAAGTCCGCAGCGTGGCTCAAGGCCTATGAGGACAACAATGTCGACGTCGGCCTCGCCTGCGGCTTCCAGGGACGGGCGCAGATCGGCAAGGGCATGTGGGCGATCCCGGATCGGATGGCCGACATGCTCGCGCAGAAGGTCGCGCACCCGGAGGCGGGCGCCAGCACCGCCTGGGTGCCCTCCCCCACCGCGGCGACGCTGCACGCGCTCCATTACCATCAGATCGACGTCGCAGCGCGGCAGCAGGCGCTTGCCGGCCGCATCCCGGCGCCGCTCGCCGATATTCTCACCATCCCAGTCGCGACCGACCGCAATTGGTCCCCCGAGGCGGTACGGGAGGAACTGGACAACAATGTCCAGGGGATCCTCGGCTATGTCGTGCGCTGGATCGATCAGGGGATCGGCTGCTCCAAGGTTCCCGATGTCCACGATGTCGGCCTGATGGAGGATAGAGCGACCTGCCGCATCTCGAGCCAGCATGTCGCCAATTGGCTTCGTCACGGCATCGTCACCCGCGAGGAGGTCGAACAGGCGCTGCTGCGGATGGCGGCAATCGTCGACCGTCAGAATGCGGGCGACCCCGGCTATCGGCCAATGGCGAGCGATCCTGCCGCGAGCATCGCCTTTCGCGCAGCGCGGGCGCTGGTGCTGGAGGGAGAGGCGCAACCCTCCGGTTATACGGAGCCGGTCCTCCACGCCCACCGTCTGCGGCTGAAGGCGCAAGGCTGA